A region of Jonquetella anthropi DSM 22815 DNA encodes the following proteins:
- the rpoB gene encoding DNA-directed RNA polymerase subunit beta, giving the protein MAEFVPVGKNRQRLTFGRAHDLIPIPDMVDVQRVSYRSFFQEDVDPEQREKTGLQELLTEIFPIENHDGTFALEFVKYDIDEPSMTEEEAERRDSNWSRPVRLTVRLVNRKTQEIAVEQVFLGDFPVMTPRGTFIINGTERVVVNQLARSAGCYYKIESSVSGNDNYSAKIIPERGAWLEFVMTGDKLMVNVDSRKKLPATLLLKAFGLGDNETLIKAFGGSEEMVSLTGDGLSGRLSAETVTDSEGNELISSGETLTQEKIQRLFDQGRTALKVWHVCPVIAASIATEREKGQADNIEGAMLEIFRLMRPSEPARIESARDYFNKTFADPNRYTLGRVGRYKVNRRLGLKIPETNRLLTLEDLILIVKGIVALRDKEEQRDDPWFPEITDAHTDDIDHLGNRRVRSVGELLQSELRKGMLRMERNVKERMTTVPDLYKATARDLINVRPVTSEIREFFGSGQLSQYMDQNNPLAGLTHRRRLSALGPGGLTRDRAGFEARDVHATHYGRICPIETPEGPNIGLVTSLGTYAKVNEYGFLMTPRRPVKNGYVELGADKVVYLAADEEDNCYVGRANTPHDPKTGKLLESTVYARYQGQIVEVPREQINYLDVSSKQVVSASTALIPFLEHDDANRALMGSNMQRQAVPLLLPEAPRVGSGIEGRIARDSGRCILSEIDGVISYVDADRIEVRGASGQIKSYKMLKFRRSNQGTIIHQRPLVSQGEAVKAGDVLADGQAVDQGELALGRNVLVAFVPWEGYNYEDAILLSERLVKEDYFSSVHIEEYSIESRDTKLGPEEITRDIPNVGDDALKNIDDDGVVRIGADVEAGDILVGKVSPKGESDNTPQEKLLRAIFGEKAGEVRDTSLRLPHGTRGKVVGIKRLNRENNPESLSPGVDEVIKVYVAQLRKITVGDKMSGRHGNKGVVSRILPVEDMPYLPDGTPVDVCLNPLGVPSRMNLGQVLEVILGFVAVQNDWFVATPVFEGAEEHEIYEQVHKITSTNPDYATMSDGATIRLRDGRTGDLMEYPSTVGVMYMLKLHHLVDDKLHARSVGPYSMITQQPLGGKAQFGGQRLGEMEVWALQGYGAAHVLQEMLTVKSDDIKGRLKTYEKIVKGENLTQPGVPESFKVLVKELEGLGLTVQIDYSDGTSGPLVDDEDHDFHRLAQIDAITARDMIHARPASSVSQYSDEPDDSSEELPEGFDAEAPEDEAPEEVLEEETEDVHAKGEDE; this is encoded by the coding sequence ATGGCGGAGTTCGTCCCTGTCGGAAAGAACCGGCAGCGCCTGACATTTGGCCGGGCGCATGATCTCATTCCAATCCCCGATATGGTGGATGTGCAGCGAGTTTCCTACCGGTCGTTTTTTCAGGAGGACGTTGACCCGGAACAGCGGGAAAAAACAGGGCTTCAGGAGCTTCTGACGGAGATCTTCCCTATTGAGAACCACGACGGCACCTTCGCACTGGAATTCGTCAAATACGACATCGACGAGCCGTCTATGACCGAGGAGGAAGCGGAGCGGCGCGACAGCAACTGGAGCCGCCCGGTTCGTCTGACCGTCCGTCTGGTGAACCGCAAGACGCAGGAAATCGCTGTGGAGCAGGTATTCCTTGGCGACTTCCCGGTCATGACGCCTCGTGGAACCTTTATTATCAACGGCACCGAACGGGTGGTCGTCAACCAGCTCGCCCGCAGTGCCGGCTGCTACTACAAGATCGAGTCCAGCGTGTCGGGCAACGACAACTATTCAGCCAAAATCATCCCGGAACGGGGGGCTTGGCTGGAGTTTGTCATGACCGGTGACAAGCTGATGGTCAACGTGGACAGCCGCAAGAAGCTGCCGGCGACGCTGCTGCTCAAGGCGTTTGGTCTGGGCGACAACGAGACGCTGATCAAGGCCTTCGGCGGCTCGGAAGAGATGGTCTCCCTGACCGGCGACGGGCTGTCCGGACGCCTCTCCGCCGAGACGGTCACCGACTCGGAAGGCAATGAGCTGATCTCGTCCGGCGAAACTCTGACGCAGGAAAAAATCCAGCGTCTGTTCGATCAAGGCCGCACGGCGCTCAAAGTGTGGCACGTCTGCCCGGTCATCGCCGCGTCCATCGCGACGGAACGCGAGAAGGGACAGGCGGACAACATCGAAGGAGCTATGCTGGAGATCTTTCGGCTCATGCGGCCGTCCGAGCCGGCTCGAATCGAAAGCGCCAGAGACTACTTTAACAAGACGTTTGCCGATCCGAACCGCTACACCTTGGGGCGGGTCGGCCGCTACAAGGTGAACCGTCGTCTGGGGCTCAAAATTCCTGAGACAAACCGGTTGCTCACGCTGGAAGACCTCATTCTCATCGTCAAGGGAATCGTGGCCCTGCGGGACAAAGAAGAGCAGCGGGATGACCCGTGGTTCCCGGAGATAACCGACGCTCACACCGACGACATTGACCACCTCGGCAACCGGCGCGTCCGGTCGGTCGGGGAGTTGCTTCAGAGCGAACTCCGCAAGGGCATGCTGCGCATGGAGCGGAACGTGAAGGAACGGATGACCACCGTTCCGGATCTGTACAAAGCTACGGCCCGCGACCTGATTAACGTTCGTCCTGTCACGTCGGAAATCCGAGAGTTCTTCGGCTCAGGACAGCTGTCCCAGTACATGGACCAGAACAACCCGTTGGCCGGGCTGACGCACCGGCGGCGCCTTTCCGCGCTGGGCCCCGGCGGGCTGACCCGAGACAGAGCCGGATTTGAAGCCAGAGACGTGCACGCCACCCACTACGGCCGAATTTGTCCCATTGAGACGCCGGAAGGCCCGAACATCGGTCTGGTGACGTCCTTGGGGACCTATGCCAAGGTCAACGAATACGGCTTCCTGATGACGCCCCGCCGGCCGGTGAAAAACGGCTACGTTGAGCTGGGCGCCGATAAGGTCGTCTATCTGGCCGCCGACGAAGAGGACAATTGCTACGTCGGCCGGGCCAACACGCCGCACGATCCGAAAACCGGCAAATTGCTGGAGTCGACGGTGTACGCCCGGTATCAGGGCCAGATCGTCGAAGTGCCGCGCGAGCAGATCAACTACTTGGACGTGTCGTCCAAGCAGGTCGTTTCCGCTTCGACGGCTCTTATCCCGTTCTTGGAGCACGACGACGCCAACCGGGCCCTGATGGGTAGCAACATGCAGCGTCAGGCCGTGCCGCTTCTGCTGCCGGAAGCTCCCCGCGTCGGCAGCGGCATCGAAGGTCGCATTGCCCGGGACTCGGGCCGGTGTATTCTTTCGGAGATTGACGGGGTGATCAGCTACGTGGACGCCGATCGGATCGAAGTCCGCGGGGCTTCTGGCCAGATCAAGAGCTATAAGATGCTCAAGTTCCGCCGGTCGAACCAAGGCACCATCATTCACCAGCGGCCGTTGGTGAGCCAAGGCGAGGCGGTTAAAGCCGGCGATGTGCTGGCCGACGGGCAGGCTGTCGATCAGGGCGAGCTGGCGCTCGGCCGTAACGTCCTTGTGGCGTTCGTGCCTTGGGAAGGCTACAACTACGAAGACGCTATCCTGCTGTCCGAACGGCTCGTGAAGGAAGACTACTTCTCGTCCGTCCATATCGAAGAGTACAGCATCGAAAGCCGGGACACCAAGCTGGGGCCGGAAGAGATCACCCGGGATATTCCCAACGTGGGCGACGACGCCCTGAAGAACATCGACGACGACGGCGTGGTGAGAATCGGCGCCGACGTCGAAGCCGGAGATATCTTGGTCGGCAAGGTTTCGCCCAAAGGCGAGTCGGATAACACGCCCCAAGAAAAACTGCTTCGGGCCATCTTCGGCGAGAAGGCCGGAGAAGTCCGCGATACGTCGCTGCGGCTTCCGCACGGGACGCGCGGTAAAGTCGTCGGCATCAAGAGGCTAAACAGGGAAAACAACCCCGAGTCGCTGTCGCCCGGCGTCGACGAGGTGATCAAGGTCTACGTCGCTCAGCTGCGCAAGATCACCGTGGGCGACAAGATGTCAGGGCGCCACGGCAACAAGGGCGTCGTCTCCCGGATTCTGCCGGTGGAGGACATGCCGTATCTGCCTGACGGTACGCCTGTTGACGTGTGCCTGAACCCGCTGGGCGTGCCCAGCCGAATGAACTTAGGGCAGGTGCTCGAAGTCATTCTCGGCTTTGTGGCCGTGCAGAACGACTGGTTCGTGGCCACGCCGGTTTTTGAAGGCGCGGAAGAGCACGAAATTTACGAGCAGGTTCACAAGATCACGTCGACGAACCCGGACTACGCCACGATGAGCGACGGCGCCACCATCCGGCTCCGCGATGGACGAACCGGCGACCTGATGGAGTACCCCAGCACCGTGGGTGTCATGTACATGCTCAAGCTGCACCACTTGGTGGACGACAAGCTGCACGCCCGCAGCGTCGGCCCCTACAGCATGATCACTCAGCAGCCGTTGGGCGGCAAGGCCCAGTTCGGCGGCCAGCGGTTGGGAGAAATGGAAGTCTGGGCCCTTCAGGGCTACGGGGCTGCTCACGTCCTTCAGGAAATGCTCACCGTCAAGTCGGACGACATTAAAGGTCGTCTCAAGACGTACGAGAAAATCGTCAAGGGCGAGAACCTCACTCAGCCCGGCGTGCCGGAGAGCTTCAAAGTCCTGGTCAAAGAGCTGGAAGGGCTGGGGCTGACCGTTCAGATTGACTACTCGGACGGTACGTCTGGCCCGCTGGTGGACGACGAGGACCACGACTTCCACCGGCTGGCTCAGATCGACGCAATCACGGCTCGGGACATGATTCACGCGAGACCGGCCTCGTCGGTTTCCCAATATTCCGACGAACCTGACGACTCGTCGGAAGAGCTGCCCGAAGGGTTCGACGCTGAGGCTCCAGAGGACGAGGCACCTGAAGAAGTTTTAGAAGAAGAAACTGAAGACGTTCACGCAAAGGGGGAAGATGAATAA
- a CDS encoding ECF transporter S component has translation MKTFLPEGREENGASFRVHKLTRLAFLTCLSVILILAIRFPILPQAPFLEYEPGDVPMILAGLLYGPGAGLAVTVAASLIQTLTVSSGSGPIGLVMHIVATSALVAIPSFLYRRRCSSGSLAKGLLLGSLVMTLLMIPLNLVMTVWFLGVPRQVVVSMLVPAIIPFNLIKSLSNSALAFLVIGGLSARFRTCPCERRESYEKSER, from the coding sequence ATGAAGACGTTTCTTCCCGAGGGCAGAGAGGAAAACGGCGCGTCGTTTCGCGTCCACAAGCTGACTCGGCTCGCTTTTTTGACCTGCCTGAGCGTCATACTCATCCTAGCGATTCGTTTCCCTATCCTGCCGCAGGCGCCGTTTCTTGAATACGAGCCCGGCGACGTGCCGATGATCCTCGCCGGGCTGTTGTACGGTCCCGGCGCCGGCCTCGCCGTCACGGTTGCTGCTTCGCTGATTCAGACTTTGACGGTCAGCTCGGGGTCGGGCCCAATCGGCCTTGTCATGCACATCGTGGCGACCAGCGCTCTCGTAGCCATTCCGTCGTTCTTGTACCGGCGGCGGTGCAGCTCCGGGAGCCTTGCTAAAGGGCTTCTTCTCGGCTCATTGGTCATGACGCTGCTGATGATTCCGCTGAACCTCGTCATGACCGTGTGGTTTCTCGGCGTGCCCCGGCAGGTGGTCGTCTCCATGCTCGTGCCGGCAATCATACCGTTTAATCTGATAAAGTCGCTGTCCAATTCGGCGCTGGCATTCCTCGTCATTGGCGGGTTGAGCGCTCGGTTCAGGACTTGTCCCTGTGAAAGGAGAGAAAGCTATGAGAAGAGTGAGCGGTAA
- a CDS encoding NAD(P)/FAD-dependent oxidoreductase yields MKYDVAIVGGGPAGVSAALYARARGAKIVVLDKNGIGGLISRVSLVSHFLGVSEGLSGPQFAKLMAGQLERAGVEAAVDEVLRLEVQNGQIHLSGRKGQWEASAAVLATGTKPRRLGLSGEDELGVCGLGLDRLDDLSAKEIVVVGGSDGAAKEAIHLAGRTKEVHLVFIERELAAVSEFRLAIEKLPNVRTYPASRVTSISGGEKVQRVVIASDDGAQTVLRCDDEIPLFVCAGRLPQADLAPEKTSEGWAKCAPDMATSLPGVFVAGDMRDGALRQVAGAVRDGAVAGIAAAGWARAHGGLK; encoded by the coding sequence ATGAAATACGACGTTGCGATTGTCGGCGGCGGTCCGGCCGGCGTCAGCGCGGCCCTGTACGCTCGGGCGCGGGGAGCGAAGATTGTGGTCCTGGACAAAAACGGCATCGGCGGCTTAATCAGCCGGGTGTCGCTGGTCAGTCACTTTCTCGGAGTCTCAGAAGGGCTGAGCGGCCCACAGTTTGCCAAACTGATGGCCGGCCAGCTTGAGCGGGCTGGGGTTGAAGCGGCAGTCGACGAAGTGCTTCGCCTTGAAGTTCAGAACGGTCAGATTCACCTGTCCGGACGGAAAGGCCAGTGGGAGGCGTCGGCGGCAGTTCTCGCCACTGGAACAAAACCGCGGCGGCTTGGCCTGTCGGGGGAAGATGAACTGGGCGTCTGCGGCTTGGGGCTTGACCGGCTGGACGACCTGTCTGCAAAGGAAATCGTCGTCGTCGGCGGCAGCGACGGCGCGGCGAAAGAGGCGATTCACCTCGCCGGCCGGACAAAAGAAGTTCACCTCGTTTTCATCGAACGAGAGCTGGCTGCCGTCAGCGAGTTCCGCCTCGCCATCGAGAAGCTGCCGAACGTGCGGACCTACCCGGCCAGTCGGGTGACTTCCATCTCCGGCGGAGAAAAGGTTCAGCGGGTCGTCATCGCGTCCGACGACGGCGCTCAGACCGTCCTGCGCTGTGACGACGAAATTCCGCTGTTCGTCTGCGCCGGCCGGCTTCCTCAGGCCGACTTGGCTCCCGAAAAGACGAGCGAAGGCTGGGCGAAGTGCGCCCCAGACATGGCCACGTCACTGCCCGGCGTATTCGTCGCCGGAGACATGAGAGACGGCGCTCTGCGTCAAGTTGCCGGGGCGGTTCGCGACGGTGCTGTAGCCGGCATCGCCGCCGCCGGGTGGGCTCGCGCTCACGGGGGATTAAAGTGA
- a CDS encoding NAD(P)-dependent oxidoreductase → MTQSSIRTVGFIGIGVMGRGMASNLLKAGYSLRVFTRRKETAKKPLESGAVWCDSPAQTAQGSDAVITMVGFPADVKEIYLGPSGLIEAAAPGTLLVDMTTSSPTLAAQIAHDGAQRGLFCLDAPVSGGDTGAAKGTLSIMVGGTEEAFEKARGLLSAMGTEVHRQGGAGMGQHTKMVNQILIASGMVAVSEALCYAKAAGLDPESVMASVSKGAAASWTLDNRWPQMLSGNYKPGFYVKHFIKDMGIALQSAREMNLQLPGLELADKLYRQLAEDGGENDGTQALFKLYDRYLVARRLKS, encoded by the coding sequence TTGACACAGAGTTCAATTCGCACAGTAGGCTTCATCGGTATTGGCGTCATGGGACGGGGAATGGCGTCGAATTTGCTGAAAGCGGGGTACAGCCTTCGGGTCTTCACCCGCAGGAAAGAGACCGCTAAAAAACCCTTGGAAAGCGGCGCCGTCTGGTGTGACAGCCCGGCCCAAACGGCTCAGGGCAGCGACGCCGTCATCACGATGGTCGGCTTCCCGGCCGACGTAAAGGAAATTTACCTTGGTCCCAGCGGACTCATTGAGGCGGCCGCGCCAGGAACGCTTTTGGTGGATATGACCACGTCCAGCCCAACGCTGGCCGCTCAGATCGCCCACGATGGAGCCCAGCGCGGACTGTTCTGCTTGGACGCGCCGGTCTCCGGCGGCGACACCGGCGCCGCCAAAGGAACGCTGTCGATTATGGTCGGTGGGACGGAGGAGGCGTTTGAAAAGGCGCGCGGGCTTTTGAGCGCCATGGGGACGGAGGTTCACCGCCAAGGCGGTGCGGGAATGGGTCAGCACACGAAGATGGTCAACCAGATTCTGATCGCCTCCGGCATGGTCGCCGTCTCGGAAGCGCTTTGTTATGCCAAGGCCGCGGGGCTTGATCCCGAGTCGGTCATGGCCAGTGTGTCGAAGGGCGCTGCCGCCAGTTGGACGCTGGACAACCGGTGGCCTCAGATGCTTTCGGGCAACTACAAGCCGGGCTTTTACGTCAAGCACTTCATCAAGGACATGGGGATCGCCCTCCAGTCCGCCCGGGAGATGAACCTCCAGCTGCCCGGGCTTGAGCTGGCCGACAAGTTGTACCGCCAGCTGGCCGAGGACGGGGGAGAAAACGACGGGACTCAGGCGCTGTTCAAGCTGTACGATCGGTACCTTGTCGCCCGGCGGCTGAAAAGCTGA
- a CDS encoding SIMPL domain-containing protein (The SIMPL domain is named for its presence in mouse protein SIMPL (signalling molecule that associates with mouse pelle-like kinase). Bacterial member BP26, from Brucella, was shown to assemble into a channel-like structure, while YggE from E. coli has been associated with resistance to oxidative stress.), producing MRRVSGKLKGLLAAFVLAASFASAAQAELDQNVVNLSATADQLVARDLMEVDFVVSAHDPDRQKAAAEVTEKANKLAQAIREVKEVQLQTSTREGFWQALPGVSSSISGKQAWYDTARFTVSSKDFDALSKLTADVSQIAAVESIQCRVSRSRLAEIEDQLVKSALDRFKAKADMIAKHLGFSSYSIGTISVVDMNGETPVTNCRNFSNMKSAELAAPETVEPGTARVQLSVTGSIQMK from the coding sequence ATGAGAAGAGTGAGCGGTAAACTCAAAGGACTGTTGGCGGCCTTCGTTTTGGCGGCGTCATTTGCCAGCGCGGCCCAAGCGGAATTGGATCAAAACGTGGTGAACCTGTCGGCCACGGCCGACCAGCTGGTAGCTAGAGACTTAATGGAAGTCGATTTTGTCGTGTCAGCTCACGACCCCGACCGTCAAAAAGCCGCGGCTGAAGTGACCGAAAAAGCGAACAAGCTCGCTCAGGCGATCCGCGAGGTCAAAGAAGTCCAGCTTCAGACGTCGACCCGGGAAGGCTTCTGGCAGGCTCTTCCGGGCGTGTCGTCCTCGATTTCAGGCAAGCAGGCGTGGTATGACACGGCTCGCTTCACCGTCTCCAGCAAGGACTTTGACGCGCTTTCCAAGCTGACAGCCGACGTCTCCCAAATTGCCGCCGTCGAGTCAATTCAGTGTCGGGTCTCCCGCTCTCGGCTGGCGGAAATTGAAGATCAGCTGGTCAAGAGCGCGCTCGATCGGTTCAAAGCAAAAGCCGATATGATCGCCAAACATCTGGGGTTCTCTTCATATTCAATTGGTACGATCTCAGTTGTGGATATGAACGGGGAAACCCCGGTGACCAACTGCCGGAACTTCAGCAACATGAAGTCAGCGGAGTTGGCCGCTCCTGAGACCGTTGAGCCCGGAACGGCAAGAGTTCAGCTTTCAGTGACCGGTTCCATTCAGATGAAGTGA
- a CDS encoding iron-containing alcohol dehydrogenase → MWEKEIDIRNVQEIRTRNVAYLGVGAIEKIDAICADLASRGVRHVLCVTGHGAYKTTGAWDHVTKAFAAHGMDYVLYDKITPNPKVEDIDEAVAMGRAKGASAVVAIGGGSPIDAGKSAAILLSYPDKNATELYELIFTPTKAAPLVAINLTHGTGTEVDRFAVASIVSKKYKPAIAYDCIYPVFAIDDPALMTGLSAFQTRYVSIDACNHVIEAATTKIFSSPYSIMMAAETIELVDRWLPVALKDPKDLQARYFLLYASMIAGIAFDNGMLHLTHALEHPLSAVKPDLTHGLGLAMLLPSVIEEIWPARAETLRRVLAPMLPADFPACPTKAKEAADHVEAWLFKMGATHKLIDEGYTEADIDTLVRLTRETPSLGGLLDLSPVEATPELVGRIYRTSLRRRG, encoded by the coding sequence ATGTGGGAAAAGGAAATCGACATTCGTAACGTTCAGGAGATCCGCACTCGCAACGTGGCATACCTGGGAGTTGGCGCCATCGAGAAGATCGACGCGATCTGCGCTGACCTTGCTTCGCGGGGCGTGCGCCACGTCCTTTGCGTGACCGGTCACGGCGCCTATAAGACGACTGGCGCGTGGGATCACGTGACGAAGGCGTTTGCTGCTCACGGTATGGACTACGTTCTGTATGACAAGATCACGCCGAACCCGAAGGTTGAGGACATCGACGAGGCTGTCGCGATGGGACGAGCCAAGGGAGCGTCGGCGGTTGTGGCTATCGGCGGCGGCAGCCCGATTGACGCCGGCAAGAGCGCGGCCATCCTGTTGTCGTACCCGGACAAGAACGCGACCGAGCTGTACGAGCTGATCTTTACGCCGACAAAAGCGGCGCCGCTTGTGGCGATTAACCTGACCCACGGCACAGGCACCGAAGTCGATCGGTTTGCCGTCGCCTCGATCGTTTCCAAGAAGTACAAACCGGCCATTGCTTATGACTGCATCTATCCTGTCTTCGCCATCGACGATCCGGCTCTGATGACCGGCCTGTCGGCCTTCCAGACCCGCTACGTGTCCATCGACGCGTGCAACCACGTCATCGAAGCCGCGACGACGAAGATTTTTAGCAGCCCGTACAGCATTATGATGGCTGCCGAGACGATCGAGCTGGTAGACCGCTGGCTGCCGGTTGCCTTGAAGGACCCGAAGGACCTGCAGGCTCGCTACTTCCTGCTTTACGCGTCCATGATCGCCGGCATTGCGTTCGACAACGGCATGCTTCACCTGACCCACGCGCTGGAGCACCCGCTGTCGGCAGTGAAGCCCGATCTGACCCACGGTTTGGGGCTGGCTATGCTGCTTCCGTCGGTCATTGAGGAAATTTGGCCTGCCCGGGCCGAGACGCTTCGCCGTGTTCTGGCCCCGATGCTTCCGGCGGACTTCCCCGCGTGCCCGACCAAGGCCAAAGAGGCGGCCGATCACGTGGAAGCTTGGCTGTTCAAGATGGGCGCCACGCACAAGCTGATCGACGAAGGGTACACCGAGGCTGACATTGACACGCTCGTTCGCCTGACCAGAGAGACGCCGTCGCTGGGCGGCCTGCTTGACCTCTCGCCCGTCGAGGCGACCCCTGAGCTGGTGGGGCGCATCTACCGCACGTCGCTGCGCCGCCGCGGATAA
- a CDS encoding redox-active protein: MISPEELAKLNRTWWTQGYCCAPATFGMAVSPLGRPVPQTLRALNAFCGGMGTGATCGVLSGCLAALGCWLGKGGELESRDDRLKALSAALYEEFEDHFGSLNCRDLAPAEHARRREVCPTFSLWAVERLWTLLQEGGIDLSCRPDGRE; encoded by the coding sequence GTGATCTCCCCGGAGGAACTGGCAAAACTCAACCGAACGTGGTGGACGCAAGGGTATTGCTGTGCGCCGGCGACGTTTGGAATGGCCGTGTCGCCGCTCGGACGTCCGGTTCCTCAAACTTTGCGGGCGCTGAACGCCTTCTGCGGAGGCATGGGAACCGGAGCCACCTGCGGCGTCCTTTCTGGCTGTCTCGCCGCGTTGGGGTGCTGGCTCGGCAAAGGGGGCGAACTCGAAAGCCGGGACGATCGGCTCAAGGCCCTGTCGGCTGCGCTGTACGAAGAATTTGAAGACCATTTCGGCTCGCTCAACTGCCGAGACTTAGCCCCGGCAGAACACGCGCGCCGCCGGGAGGTCTGTCCCACGTTTTCCCTCTGGGCCGTCGAAAGGCTGTGGACGCTTCTTCAAGAGGGAGGAATTGACCTGTCATGCCGGCCGGACGGCCGGGAATAG